CGGATGCCCCCCTCGTCCACGTCCTCCAGCATCGGGGTTCCTGAGCCAAGACCCCACAGCTCACTTCCCCTCGTCAGgtgccccctcccctgggggccCTGGGAATCCTACCAAGTCCCCAGGGGTAGGGGCGCCCGGTGGAGGGGAAGCCGGCACAAGCCCACCCTGAGGTCCAGAGACCCTTCCCGTCTTCCCAGGGCTGGTCAAAGTCAGGGTAGGGGACCGTGATGGGGTGGCAGGGTAGGGGAGCAGGGCACGGCTCACTCTCTCCAGGGACGTAATCCTGGTTTTCCCGGAGAAGGTGTTTGGTAAGGCAGGGAACGAGGGCCACGGTGGCTCCATCGGGGACCTGCTGAGCACGGCTGGTGACCCCTCCGCCAGCCCCGCCACACtgcccacctcctccacctcccacccctcccaccttgTAATGCTGCAGGGTGTTCAGGCGCCTCCACACACCCTGGACCTCAGAAGTGACGTCCTCGTCGGAAAGGATGAGGTGCCCGGCCACCCCCGACCGCCACTCTGCAGGGGCAAGGCAGGGCTGGGTCTGGTTTCCAGGACAGCCTTCCCTCCATGGGGCCGGCGCATTCTCCGTAGGGATGCTGGCCCCTCTGTCAGGGGGCACCCCCCAACCTCTCCAAAGCCCGGGAGCAGGGGACTCTTGTCAGGTGACATCAGCCCTCCCACCGCAGCCCCAACTCCGGCTCAGGTCCCCGGCCACCATCCCCTTCCCTCACCCACATCCAGGGTGCGGGGGTCTGGCCGCTGGGCGAGGGGCACTCCTTTGTAAAGCTGGTCTAGCATCTTCTCCTTGGCCTGGGAGATGGTGTCACAGTCCAAGACCTTCACGGGCATTCCCTGGGCCTCTCCTGCGCCAGGTCCCACGGCCAACAGCGCGTTCAAGGTCTACGCAAGACACATGGGGGCCGTCAGGGCTCTTGCCACACACGGGACGACCAAGAAGCGAGGCCGAGGGCGGGGACAACCTAGTGGAGACGGAATGGGATTTTCCCAAACGAACCCCTTGAGGGGAACTAAGGGGAAAGCAACCCAGTCCCGGGCATGGTGGGCATAGCCACATCCCTGGCAGGACACCAAGACCCCTGCTGGGCAGACGCTCAGGCCCCTGGCACAGCAGGAACTCAGGCTGCCCCAGGGCAGGCCCAGTGCCAGTCCAGGCCATGTCCTCCAGGATTGGCCCTCAAGGGTCTAGTTGAAAGAGCCTCTCTCCAGTGACCAGCCAGGGGCCTGGTGGGCTCTATCCCCAACACCAGAGGCTGAGTCGGCCTGAGGTCCAACCCCTGCAGCCCTCCCTCCCACGGCCCCGTCTGCCGTCCATCAACGGAGCTGCACCTCCTGGCCCTCCCTGAGGCAGCCAAAATTCTTGGCCTTGGCCGGATAGGTGCTACGTGTTGCCATGAAAAGAGCACAACGCAGCAGCCAGGAGAAACCTGTTCCTAACTAACAGGACACCTGCTGGAATCCTCTACAAACTTCAGTTTGttcacctataaaatggagatCCCTTCCTAGGACCCCTGGGAAGTTAAATGGGACTGGATGCACCCAGCACTGAGGCTGACCAGCATGTGTCCCCCACCGCTGCCTCGGCCAGTAGGAGCAGCCCTGCAGGCGTCCTGTCCCCAGCAGGGACCTTCACCGTCCTTCCTCTCCAGCCAAACGCAGGGCGTGGCCCTCCTGAGGGTTGGCGCCCCTGACCCCATGCCAACCCACGATCGTGCAGCTCCTCGCATCCCCCACCCACGCCCTCACCAGGGGGCGGTATTCCACATCTTCTCGGAGCAGGCGGTTGTCGTTCAGGGTGTACTTGGCTTTGCCGGTCACGCTGTCCACCGGCCCCTTGTCCACTTGGTGCTTAATTCCACGGAAGAGCATGTAGAGAGGCTCCCCCACTGAGTCCTGGGGGGGATTGCAGGCATTAGGGCCCCCTGGGCAGGAGACAGGGCAGCACGCAGGCTGCAGAGCGAAGATGACTCTGCGCCACCACGCACTGCGTGAGGTCGGGAAGCCCAGCGGGCTCGAGCGCTTCGGCCCTTGCTGAAGGGGCCCCCTCCCCTCCGCATCTCTCACCCTCACAAACGTGTACAGGCAGATGGACATCCAGTTGGTGAGCAGCTTCTCCACCACGGACTCCGTCCTAGATGGCAGGACGGGGAGGCTCAGGCCAGCACCCCAGATACCCGCCGGCTCCCACTTCAGCCCCACTGCCCCCGACAGCTACACAGACCTGCGCAGCATCAGCTTGGGGTTCTTGGCCACGTACTGGGCCACCAGGTCACTGAGCAGGGTGCGGAGAATGTCGGTGAAGTACTCAAGCTTCCCGTGCAGAGCCACGGTGAGCAGGGATGCCACGTAGGCCCGGTCGCGCGCCGAGAAGGTGCGCTGGCTCTCCAGCGTGTGGATGAACTAGGgccggggagaggggaggggcgcGTCCAGCCACATGGGCAGAGTGGGTAGGGGCGCGTCCAGCCACGTGGGGCAGAGGGGGGAGGGGCGCGTCCAGCCACATGGGCAGAGGGGGGAGGGGCGCGTCCAGCCACGTGGGCAGAGGGGGGAGGGGCGCGTCCAGCCACATGGGCAGAGGGGGGAGGGGCGCGTCCAGCCACGTGGGGCAGAGGGGGGAGGGGCGCGTCCAGCCACATGGGCAGAGGGGGGAGGGGCGCGTCCAGCCACGTGGGGCAGAGGGGGGAGGGGCGCGTCCAGCCACGTGGGGCAGAGGGGGGAGGGGCGCGTCCAGCCACGTGGGGCAGAGGGGGAAGGGGTGCGTCCAGCCACATGGGCAGAGGGGGCGGGCGGCAGGAGCAGGGCCGGAGCACAGTGGGCACCTTGGTGAGGAAGAGCTTGCTGTTGAGCAAGTTGGAGAGCTGTCCCAGGCCCTGCTCCACAGTGGGCCGCCTGCTCTCGGGCACACCCAGGTCCCGGTGCAAGGGCGACTCCTGGTGCCCGGGGAAAAAGACCCTCTCTGCGTACACCTTGTAGTCCAGGAAGGGGATGCCGCTGCCCAGGAGGTCGCTGGTGAGATCGGTCATCTCGGTCATGAGGTCTGTAGGGCAGAAAAGGCTGGAGTGGACTGGGGCTcccaggggcggggccggggctccCGGGGGCGGGGCTCACAGGGGCGGAGCCGGGctcccgggggcggggcctcacCTGTGAACTCTTTCTTGCAGCGGTCCCGCACGCTGCTCTCCAGGTTCTCCAGCTGGATCTGCACCTTCTTGTAGTCCCTCAAGGCCTGCTTGCTCTTCCTCCTGCTCAGCACCAAGTCAAGAGGGAGGGCCGGAACCCTTACTGGcccctcccacccttccctaACCCAGAGAGTTTGGGCTGCCTGCCCCCCAGGCCAGCCACACCCACCCATGCCCAGGTCCAGCCCAGGTTAGCGCAGGGGTCGGCAAACCACCGGAGCCTAATCCGGCCTGGCACCTGTCTTTGTCAGCAAAGGTGTGCTGGGGTGCAGCCGCACTACCGTCTGCGACTGCTTCTGCACAACAGTTGAGTATTTGCGAGAGACCACCTGCCCTAAAAGGTTTGCTCTCTGACCCTTTACGGAAAACGTGTGCGGACCCCTGCACCAGCCTGCTCTAGCCCAGGCCAGCCACACCCGCCACAGCCCAGCCACCTCTGGCTGCACCCACCTGTACATGAGGACAATGACGAGGACACCCAGAGCCAGGAGAGAGCTGCCCACCCCCAAGCCCACCTGGGCTGCCACGGGAAAGGCCACAGGGCTCTCGCCGTCGTACTGCACACGACCCAGGGAGAAGCGCAGGTTCCCCATCTGCACCTGCTCGGGGAGCCACCTGTGAGCGAGGGGTCGGCACCTGCCAGGCACCTGCCAGGCACCCAGCCCAGCCGGGGCCGCCACTGACCGTGAACTCGGGCAAAGCATCAGGTGCCTCCCGGGGGGTGTGCCGTGGCAGGGGCTGCTCCGTGGGGGGCTCGCAGTACAGGTGGTGCCGGGTCAGTGTCTTCACCACACAGGGGCCGTCCCCAATCATGGCCACCACCTCCTCCTTGGACATTGCAAGGTCCAGATTCTCCCCCTGGAACAGGCAGTCACTGACCAGTCACTCAGAACCCTTCCCCGAGGAGAAGAGCTGGTGGGTGCTCAAGGGTGGGAAGCACAGGGATGGCCTGGGGCCCCTCCCCGGGAAAGGCTCTCGGTCCCGCAGCACTTCGTCCCCGGGCAGGCGGGGCCAACTGCCACACAGAGCTCCAGGGCCTCCCCGGGACCCTTCTCTACTCTCCTTTCTGGGGccttagtttttccagagttaaaaaaactattaaaaagaaaaaaactactcTCTAACGCTGCCTCCGAATTCCAGCCAAGTTACCCAGCAAGGCCAGAGGCCCGACTCAGGTCCGAGGCCCCGGATGGGTGGGTGCCCACATGTGGCCCGTCCGAGTAGCTCCCTTCCCACATTGGAACAGGGGCCAGTCCCCAAGCAGATGCTGCATCGCACGGCGACCCACAGGCCAGACTAGTGACATGTTATCAGTCAAGCACCTGCTCGAGGAGCACATCAGCCCCCAGGCCCAGCGGTCAAGCCACTACCGGGTGCGTCGGGCCCCTCCCGCGTTAAGGCCGAGGAGCCGAGACCCCCACCGGCCTTTGCTCCCCGCCGTGCCCCCTCCCCGGGCACAGCAGCGCCACCCAACGAGGGGAAGGGCGCCCGTGCAGGTGCGGTACCTCCACGGAGATCACGCTCCCGGGCTTGTGCCGGAACGGCGCGGAGGGCTCATCGGGGTTGAGGGGCTGCAGGGTGGGGTCGGCCTCGTAGGAGAAGGGTGTGGGGTTCAGCGTTGCAAAGTCGAAGACCAGGTTGTCAAGGACAAATTCCACGTGGACCCGGGAGCCCGCTGGCAGGCCCGGGAGGGCGGGCGTGCGGCACGTGATGAGCCGGGAGGAGTTGGTGTGGCAGGGCTCCTCGAGCTGCGGCGGCGGGCAAGAGGGTGGCTGGGGGGTGAGCAGAGGGGCGCTTCCATGGTACCCGCCGCCCGTGACCATCGCTGGGACGGGGTGCCGCGGGCGTCCCACCTGCTGTCCACCACAGGAGGCTCCGGGGGCGCACGCCGTCTCCGGGACCACGCGGCGCCTCCGCCCGAGCCCTTGGCCGGGCCACAGGACTCTCGGGGCCACCGTCACACGAATTCTTGGCGTCTGCACCACATCCAGGTTCTGGCCTTGGGCCCATATCTCACGTCCCCCACTGAAACACAGGCCCAGGCGCCACTGGTCACTGCAGGAGCCACTGCACGTGGCCCCCGCAGCCCAGCCCACGTGGCCCGGCCCAGAGCCCCAGGgagcccctccccaccaccaGCGTGGGAGCGCCAGCCCCTCCTATGAGGCCCTGCCAGCCCCCCTCCTGCAGGCGCCAGGGCAGCAGACACCCCTGCCAGCCCCCACCACGTGCCCGCAGCCACGCCCGTGGCCCAGCACCTGAGGAAGCTCTTGGCAGGGCCAGCGGACGTGACATTGGGGTCTGACGTGTACTCGAACCAGCCCTGCCGGAGACTCCGCTCAGTGGCTCCAAACCACACGGCCACGCGGAGCATGGCGGGCGCCGGGCGGGGCGGCGTCTCGCAGTGCAGCTCCTCCGACTGCTGCTCCGGCAGCCTGGGGAGGGAGATGGGAGTGGAGGCGCAGGCCAGGACGGGCCGGGCGGACGCAGGAAGGAAGATTCGAGGACACAGAAACCACTGAAGGCCTCGGCTCCCTTCCCTTCAGGGCTGACCATAGCCTCCGCCGCGGAGTCTTGGAAGGCCACCGGCTTCACAGGGTCTGGCCACTTTCAGCCAGTTTTtcggttgttttgttttttcaaggtggtaccggggattgaacccaggacctcatacgtgggaagcaggtgctcaaccactgggctacatccactcccctggccGCTTTCTGATAGCACAGACTTGGCGCCCCCCTTCAGCTCTCCCagcaccccttcccccagcacccCTTCTCCCTGGGACGCATGGAGTTTTGCAGAACAAGGAAGCAGCTCTCACAGGTGACAAGGCTGATCTCCAACCACCACCCGGATGTCCTGCTGCCGCCCGGTCAGGAGCTTGGAGCCACGCAGGGTGAGGCAGGTGCCGCCGGCCCTGGGGCCGCGGGCTGGGAAGATGGAATGTACCTGGGGGTCCTGCGGGGAAAGGGCACGGGCAGAGAGAGGCAGGCCTCGGGCCCGGCACAGCGGCAGGGGCACCAGAGGCGGACAAGGGACAAGGGGGCGCGGGGCGGAGAAGGAACCCCTGACGGGGTGCCTCCCAGGAGCGGCCCGTGGGCAGCCGGGGCAGCTCCCGGCCGGGCACCTGGTAAGCAAAGTCGCGCTCCGAGACGCCGCGTCCTCTTCCGGGCACCTCCACCGTCGCGGGGCCCGTCGTCTCCTCCCTGCTGGCCCCAGAGATGCACACGAGGCTGTGGGGACAGGGCAGGCGGGGGGTGCCAGGCCGCGCCGAGGGCCCCGCAAGCCGtctcccccgcccgcccccgggTCTCCTGGCAGAGCCTCTCTCGCTTGGCGAGACTCCTCAGGCCTTGGCACCTCAGGAGGCGTAGCTGCAGCTTCCCTCACTCAAGGGCAACCTCGGAGGCCCCCAACAAGGAGGACCGGATCTCCTGGTCGTGGCACCAAGTGACGGAGGAGCCCCGTGAGGCCGGCCGCGGGTACGAGGCCAAGCCCCCCATCCCCGCGTGCACGCCACGCTTCAGAGCGGGACAGACTGCAGCTCCCTGAGGGGCAAGACGTCCCCGATGGCCCCTAGTCAGCTTGGGGGATAAACGTGAAGGGAAAGCGCGCAACCGAAGAAAACGACGGTTCTTAGCCAGAAAACAGAAGTCCAGGCAGACCAATTTCCACAACGTCAAGCCCGTGGCAGCTTGACTCCGTGACACTGCCACGGTCACTGCAAACACCCCCGGAAAACAAAGCAGACGATGCGTGAACTACCCAGGGGAGGCCTCCGCCAGAATGCATCTTAATCACTTCATAAACCGCCTCGTAAATTATTTTTATGGTACTGGAATCATGGATGGTTAGACAAAGTTCTCTTAAAacgtgttttcttttttttggttaaaaacAAAATGGTTCCTCATTTAAAACATAGATTGTAGGGCCCCACTGCAGGCTGCTGCGCCCAGGGCTGTGGATTCTGGAAGGCTCTCCAGGGGTCCCTGATGGGCAGCCAGGTTTGGGGCTTCGCTCTAATGGCCCGGGGGAGCCCCCTGAGGATCCCGCGACCACTGACCGGTCACCAAGCCCCAGAGCCTCGGTGGGCCGTGTGCCCCAGGAAGCAGCAGAGGTCCCAGGAGCTGGCCAGAGGGCCCAGCGCTTGGCGGGTAGGCCACAGCCTACCCTCCCGAGGGCCCAGCTCAGCGGCGCTCGGGGATGAGGGGTCAGCTGGCAGGGGAATGACCCTGTTACCCTGACCAGGTCAACAGCCACGCAGAGAGTCAGTGAGGATGCCTCAGCAGAGCCAGGAAGCACAGTGCCCTGTTGGCTCTGACAGCGACCCTGTCCCGGGCAGGCCCAGAAGCCACGAGTCTATGCTCTGGGCCACGACCAGAGCCACGCAAAAGAGCTGGGATGGTCGATGAGTGGTGGGGGGCCAGCCCGAGCAGGGACGCCAACCGTGGAGCCCACTGGGTGAGCCCTGCTCCCGCCGGTCCCGCCAGCTCACCTGCTGGACACCTCGTACTCCTGGGCGTCCACGGCACAAGGCACCCCGGCCACCCTGACCGTGTCCAGCACGTCTTGCACGTGCTGGCCCAGGTTGGAGCCCCTGATGGTGATCCGCGTGTGTCCGTCCACAGGCCCCGTCAGCGGCTCCACCTGTTCCAGAACAGGAGCTGCTTGCCTCCACCCACCTGCCAACCCCCGGCAGCCTGGCGAGGACGCCGCGGCGCTCACCCTTGGGCCTTCCGCGCCATGTAATTCCACCCTCCCTCCGGGGGTAGCAGTGAGGAAGGGAGGCGCCGGCGCGTCAACACACCGAGTGGATGAGGGGCGCGGGGCACTGGGTGGCCACGGCCTCGGCCGCGCCACAGGCCTCCCGAGCCACACAACGTGGATGCTCGCCCTCGCACCACACGCAGCTGTACTGGGGCGTGGCGGTTTGGCAGCGGCTGCAGTCCCCGTGGCCCACGGAACAGTCATACAGGACCACTGAGGGGCGGCGGAGACAAACGTGAGGATCAGGCCTGGGCGAGCCCCGCTGCCCCAGCGGCCCCTGCGGCCCCCGCAGCTCACCATGCAGCCCGGCGGCACTGTCCACCCGCAGGTGGCCGGCGCGGCGCAGAAATAGCCCCACGCGGAGCTCTGGCTGCAGAGCCTCGTAACTGAGctggggaggagaagagggaagggCTGCGTCAGAGCAGGGACCCAAAGTCTGGTGGAGGCACGGGGTCAGAGGTCAGAGCTGGGGCTCAGGGAACCCCTGGGGCCTCAGGGTCAGAGGTCAGAGCTGGATTGCAGCAACTCCCCAGGGTCTCAAGGTCAGAGATCAGGGCTACCAAGATTCTTTGGGGGCAAAGGGTCATAGATCAGAAACAGGGTATAAGGAGACGAAGGGTTGGCGCTAGGGCTGAGGCTGGAGGCCACCGGGGGCCAGCACCCCCGCCCACCCACCTGGTGCTGCTGGCACGTGACATGGCACCAGGTGTCCGGAGGCGGCTCACACTGCACCCGGGCTTCCACAGCCACCTCGCGGCcctccagctccatcacgcactCGTGGTCTCCCGGGCTGTCCTGGGGTCGAGGGACGCAGCCATGGGGCAGCTTGGAGAGCTGGGCCTCCAGCAGACCCCCCGGGTCCCGGCACGGCCCCCGGGTCAGGGCCGTGCGGTACCAGGCCCGCTCCCGGGAGACCCGTCCTCCCGAGCTCCCGCCCCAGGGCTGGGCACCGTCTGTGCCGCCAAGACATGCACCTGGAAGAGGCGCAGGTTCCGGCCGAGCAGCCGCACCTCCCGCTTCACGCGAACCGGCAGCAGCGCGGAGCCCTGCACGCTGTCCACGcaggggcaggcgccggg
The Dasypus novemcinctus isolate mDasNov1 chromosome 26, mDasNov1.1.hap2, whole genome shotgun sequence genome window above contains:
- the PLXNB1 gene encoding plexin-B1 isoform X3, producing MASRVPLEATPVLEWPGVQLTAVAVTVEDGHAIAFLGDSQGQLHRVYLGPGSDGRPYSTQSVQQGSAVSRDLAFDGASEHLYVMTQSTLLRVPVASCAQRLDCASCLALRDPYCGWCVLLGRCGRRSECSGGEGPGQWLWSFQPERGCLRVAALSPANVSRAESREVFLSVPDLPPLQPGESYSCHFGEQQSPALLTGSGVMCPSPDPSEAPALQAGADHVSVALELRFGAVVIAQAAFSFYDCAAIAALHPAAQCQACVSSRWGCHWCVWQHVCTHKTACDAGPVVVSQQSMLLSPAPPTGGGPTPFLPTAPSTTAHPAPDTPPWEPWVPSTPSPPTPGARPSPLSSGGPAPTSTKSPLPEERPPPSSPDRPGTAIPTSTALGPTATPETLLAPQPSPSAVAALSPAPAEPGPRSLTSAAPLDQPPGTAPATAFPGAAGATEPTPDWLTREGGELPEADEWTGGDAPAFSTSSLLSGDGDAAEHEGPPAPLVLLSSLDYQYDSPGLWELEEASGGPGACPCVDSVQGSALLPVRVKREVRLLGRNLRLFQDSPGDHECVMELEGREVAVEARVQCEPPPDTWCHVTCQQHQLSYEALQPELRVGLFLRRAGHLRVDSAAGLHVVLYDCSVGHGDCSRCQTATPQYSCVWCEGEHPRCVAREACGAAEAVATQCPAPLIHSVEPLTGPVDGHTRITIRGSNLGQHVQDVLDTVRVAGVPCAVDAQEYEVSSSLVCISGASREETTGPATVEVPGRGRGVSERDFAYQDPQVHSIFPARGPRAGGTCLTLRGSKLLTGRQQDIRVVVGDQPCHLLPEQQSEELHCETPPRPAPAMLRVAVWFGATERSLRQGWFEYTSDPNVTSAGPAKSFLSGGREIWAQGQNLDVVQTPRIRVTVAPRVLWPGQGLGRRRRVVPETACAPGASCGGQQLEEPCHTNSSRLITCRTPALPGLPAGSRVHVEFVLDNLVFDFATLNPTPFSYEADPTLQPLNPDEPSAPFRHKPGSVISVEGENLDLAMSKEEVVAMIGDGPCVVKTLTRHHLYCEPPTEQPLPRHTPREAPDALPEFTVQMGNLRFSLGRVQYDGESPVAFPVAAQVGLGVGSSLLALGVLVIVLMYRRKSKQALRDYKKVQIQLENLESSVRDRCKKEFTDLMTEMTDLTSDLLGSGIPFLDYKVYAERVFFPGHQESPLHRDLGVPESRRPTVEQGLGQLSNLLNSKLFLTKFIHTLESQRTFSARDRAYVASLLTVALHGKLEYFTDILRTLLSDLVAQYVAKNPKLMLRRTESVVEKLLTNWMSICLYTFVRDSVGEPLYMLFRGIKHQVDKGPVDSVTGKAKYTLNDNRLLREDVEYRPLTLNALLAVGPGAGEAQGMPVKVLDCDTISQAKEKMLDQLYKGVPLAQRPDPRTLDVEWRSGVAGHLILSDEDVTSEVQGVWRRLNTLQHYKVPDGATVALVPCLTKHLLRENQDYVPGERTPMLEDVDEGGIRAWHLVKPSEEPEPPRPRRGSLRGGERERAKAIPEIYLTRLLSMKGTLQKFVDDLFQVILSTSRPVPLAIKYFFDLLDEQAQQHGISDQDTIHIWKTNSLPLRFWINIIKNPQFVLDVQTSDNMDAVLLVIAQTFMDACTLADHKLGRDSPINKLLYARDIPRYKRMVERYYADIRQTVPASDQEMNSILAELSRNCSGDLGARVALHELYKYINKYYDQIITALEEDGTAQKMQLGYRLQQIAAAVENKVTDL